A window from Anaerolineae bacterium encodes these proteins:
- a CDS encoding BMP family ABC transporter substrate-binding protein, with amino-acid sequence MRKSIFILVSLIVILTLVLTACGQAGGGKFKACQVTDTGGIDDKSFNATAWKGVEEAVAEFDIEGKYLESQQQTDYDKNITQFIQEDCGIIITVGFLLGDATQKYAEQNPEVPFTIVDFAYDPTISNVLGQVFNTDEAAFLAGYLAASQTETGKIGTWGGIAIPPVTVFMDGFLAGANYYNQQKGASVEVLGWDGAEGLFINNFESAEDGKKASESLADEGADILLPVAGPAGLGAAAVAKERGLKVIGVDADWYDTAPEYQDYILSSVLKNMNVTTKDAIKQAIDGNFEGGVIVGTLENGGVGLAPLHNFEDKVSAEVKAELETLSKEIAAGNIKVADYLK; translated from the coding sequence ATGAGAAAGTCAATATTTATTTTGGTAAGTTTGATCGTTATCCTGACCCTGGTCTTGACGGCTTGCGGCCAGGCCGGCGGCGGCAAGTTCAAAGCCTGCCAGGTCACCGACACCGGTGGGATTGATGACAAATCCTTTAACGCCACCGCCTGGAAAGGGGTGGAAGAGGCGGTGGCCGAGTTTGACATCGAGGGCAAATATTTAGAGTCGCAACAACAAACCGACTACGACAAAAACATCACCCAATTTATTCAGGAAGATTGTGGCATCATCATCACCGTTGGCTTCCTGCTGGGCGACGCCACCCAAAAGTATGCCGAGCAAAATCCTGAAGTGCCCTTTACCATTGTAGACTTTGCCTATGACCCGACCATCTCCAACGTGCTGGGGCAGGTGTTCAATACCGATGAGGCCGCTTTTCTGGCCGGTTACCTGGCCGCTTCACAAACCGAAACGGGAAAAATTGGCACCTGGGGCGGTATCGCTATCCCGCCGGTAACGGTTTTTATGGACGGTTTCCTGGCCGGGGCGAACTATTACAATCAGCAAAAAGGGGCCAGCGTTGAAGTGTTGGGCTGGGATGGCGCCGAGGGCCTTTTCATCAACAACTTTGAAAGCGCCGAAGATGGCAAAAAAGCCTCCGAGTCCCTGGCCGACGAAGGCGCCGACATTTTGCTGCCTGTAGCCGGCCCGGCCGGCCTGGGCGCGGCGGCGGTAGCCAAAGAGCGTGGCCTTAAGGTTATTGGCGTGGACGCCGACTGGTACGATACCGCGCCTGAGTATCAAGATTACATCCTCTCCAGCGTATTGAAGAACATGAACGTGACCACCAAAGATGCCATCAAACAAGCCATAGACGGCAATTTTGAAGGCGGCGTTATTGTGGGCACGCTCGAAAACGGCGGCGTGGGCCTGGCCCCCCTCCATAACTTTGAAGACAAAGTTTCGGCCGAGGTTAAGGCTGAGTTGGAAACTTTGAGCAAGGAAATTGCCGCCGGCAACATTAAAGTGGCAGATTATCTGAAATAA
- a CDS encoding FAD-dependent oxidoreductase, which produces MQSIILGSGMTGLAAGWASGLPVYEAKGIPGGICSSYYVRPNNRERLHIAPNDSEAYRFEIGGGHWIFGGNPSILRLIRNLSPVKTYARKSSVFFPEKQLFVPYPLQNHLRFLEAKTVSLALKEMVDGAYSKQSVNTMAEWLDKSFGVTLGKLFFHPFHELYTAGLWRTIAPQDAYKSPVDLLLALQGAFEQASAVGYNVNFVYPEDGLDALSRRLSEQCDVRYGKKAVKIDIADKVVYFDDGTEVVYNQLISTLPLNQMLQLADLETDEESAPATSVLVINIGAVKGDKCPNDHWLYIPQSKAGFHRVGFYSNVDNSFLPASSRQNNDRVSIYVEKAAPENAKPDQKQLKAQSQQIVVELQTWDWIKEAEVVDPTWIETAYTWRYPNSNWKDKAMGVLDEHDIIQVGRYARWSFQGIADSIRDGLFVGGTMKFSK; this is translated from the coding sequence ATGCAGTCTATTATTCTTGGTTCAGGTATGACAGGGTTAGCTGCCGGGTGGGCTTCTGGACTGCCAGTTTATGAAGCAAAAGGTATCCCTGGTGGAATTTGTTCGTCGTATTATGTGCGCCCAAACAATCGTGAAAGATTACACATTGCGCCAAATGACAGCGAAGCATACCGTTTTGAGATAGGCGGCGGACATTGGATTTTTGGGGGTAATCCATCGATTCTTCGCTTGATTCGTAATTTATCTCCGGTTAAAACTTATGCACGCAAATCGAGTGTATTTTTCCCAGAAAAACAGTTATTCGTACCCTATCCATTGCAAAACCACCTTCGATTTCTGGAAGCGAAAACAGTCTCTTTAGCGCTTAAAGAAATGGTTGACGGTGCATATTCCAAACAATCTGTAAATACAATGGCCGAGTGGTTAGATAAAAGTTTTGGCGTTACACTAGGCAAACTTTTCTTCCATCCGTTTCATGAACTATATACGGCTGGTTTGTGGCGAACAATTGCTCCGCAGGATGCCTATAAATCTCCGGTAGATTTGTTATTGGCGTTGCAAGGTGCATTTGAACAGGCTTCGGCTGTGGGTTACAATGTGAATTTTGTGTACCCTGAAGATGGTCTAGATGCTTTATCTCGGCGGTTGTCAGAACAATGTGACGTTCGATATGGAAAAAAGGCTGTAAAAATTGATATAGCAGACAAAGTGGTCTATTTTGATGATGGGACAGAAGTTGTTTATAACCAATTAATTTCTACCTTACCCTTGAACCAAATGCTGCAATTGGCTGATCTGGAGACAGATGAAGAATCTGCTCCGGCAACTTCTGTGCTGGTAATAAATATTGGTGCGGTAAAAGGGGACAAATGTCCGAATGACCACTGGCTGTATATTCCTCAGAGCAAGGCCGGTTTTCACCGGGTCGGTTTCTATAGCAATGTGGATAATTCATTTTTACCGGCGTCTTCCAGACAGAATAATGACCGAGTAAGCATTTATGTAGAAAAAGCTGCCCCTGAAAATGCCAAGCCTGACCAAAAGCAGCTAAAAGCTCAGTCGCAGCAGATTGTGGTAGAATTACAAACTTGGGATTGGATAAAAGAGGCTGAAGTAGTTGACCCCACCTGGATTGAAACTGCTTATACCTGGCGCTACCCTAATTCTAACTGGAAAGATAAAGCTATGGGGGTGTTGGATGAACATGATATTATCCAAGTTGGACGTTATGCTCGCTGGAGTTTTCAAGGTATTGCAGATTCAATACGGGATGGTTTATTTGTTGGTGGAACGATGAAATTTAGCAAGTGA
- a CDS encoding formylglycine-generating enzyme family protein: MRSILAILIVLILSLSVVACGSTTPPPNVEETVAAAVNGTVAAQLPPPPVEQPTATPYPTYTPYPTYTPYPPPVQEVAEAATQEPTVEPTPPPPPPTPTPVPAQAQQTAVRSQDGAVMVFVPAGEFMLGASEADLGAVGAGGPPKLAGGDEQPQHPVSVAAFWLDQTEVTNAQFGKFANLTGYKTTAEIEGYGASGGERVEGATFYHPRGPETGIDDKMNHPVVQVTWQDAKTYCEWAGARLPTEAEWEKAAKGAANDRVFPWGNAFQLPEFDLSTAANYCSASCPFEAGRDPNVDDGFPYTAPVGSFPAGASPYGAFDMAGNVWEWTESSYLGYPGNSYEQAGDFDEYFRVVRGGSWDNAGQHIRATFRQNNEPHVRSDGTGFRCAVSADVFEPAQVVAEPTVEPTTEPTIEPTTEPTIEPTTEPTIEPTTETTVEPTTEPTTEPAVEATAELGSGG; the protein is encoded by the coding sequence ATGAGATCTATTCTGGCTATTCTAATCGTCTTGATTCTGAGCTTGAGTGTGGTTGCTTGCGGCAGCACCACCCCGCCGCCTAACGTGGAAGAAACGGTGGCCGCGGCGGTGAATGGCACGGTAGCGGCCCAACTGCCACCCCCGCCGGTTGAGCAGCCCACTGCCACCCCTTATCCCACCTACACCCCCTATCCCACTTATACGCCTTACCCGCCTCCGGTTCAGGAAGTGGCCGAAGCGGCGACCCAGGAGCCGACGGTTGAGCCAACCCCACCCCCGCCGCCACCCACCCCTACGCCGGTTCCGGCGCAGGCTCAACAAACGGCGGTGCGTTCCCAGGATGGAGCGGTGATGGTGTTTGTGCCCGCCGGTGAATTTATGCTGGGCGCAAGTGAGGCCGACCTGGGCGCGGTAGGCGCGGGAGGCCCGCCCAAATTGGCCGGCGGCGATGAACAGCCCCAACATCCGGTGAGCGTGGCTGCTTTTTGGCTTGACCAAACCGAGGTGACCAATGCGCAGTTCGGTAAGTTTGCCAATCTCACCGGCTACAAAACCACTGCCGAAATAGAAGGTTACGGCGCCAGCGGCGGCGAACGGGTGGAAGGGGCCACCTTTTATCACCCTCGCGGGCCGGAAACCGGCATTGATGACAAAATGAATCACCCCGTGGTGCAAGTCACCTGGCAGGATGCCAAAACTTACTGCGAGTGGGCCGGGGCCAGGCTGCCCACCGAAGCCGAATGGGAAAAAGCGGCCAAAGGCGCAGCCAACGACCGGGTTTTCCCCTGGGGCAATGCCTTTCAATTGCCGGAGTTTGACCTGTCTACCGCGGCCAACTATTGCAGCGCCAGTTGCCCCTTTGAGGCAGGCCGCGATCCCAATGTTGACGATGGTTTTCCCTACACCGCCCCGGTAGGCAGTTTCCCGGCCGGGGCCAGCCCCTACGGCGCTTTTGACATGGCCGGTAACGTTTGGGAGTGGACCGAAAGTTCTTATCTGGGTTATCCCGGCAATAGTTACGAGCAGGCCGGGGATTTTGACGAATATTTCCGCGTGGTGCGCGGCGGTTCCTGGGATAATGCCGGGCAGCATATCCGCGCCACCTTCCGCCAAAATAACGAACCGCACGTGCGCAGCGACGGCACGGGCTTTCGTTGCGCCGTTTCCGCCGATGTGTTTGAACCGGCCCAGGTAGTAGCCGAGCCAACCGTTGAGCCAACGACTGAACCCACCATCGAGCCAACGACTGAACCCACCATCGAGCCAACGACTGAACCCACCATCGAACCCACTACCGAAACCACGGTTGAACCTACCACTGAACCGACCACCGAACCGGCGGTTGAAGCAACTGCCGAGCTAGGCTCCGGCGGATAA
- a CDS encoding glycosyltransferase, with amino-acid sequence MLKNKLEPIPLNKLRQDPLVSVLMPNYNYEDYIAAAIESVLNQTYQNFEIVICDDGSIDRSVEIIQTYVEHDKRVKLITQKNGGVASAVNTAYKNCRGEIICLLDSDDLFEESKVEKVVSEFFQNPDCGLCAHPVRKISADGKILDPSYPRRLDEGWNAQLALNQGGRTLQPPNSGLSFRREIADLLFPIPPLKALADGYLSEGANFMTLTCVVQETLAKYRLHGSNISASKDMNPQIIRKTHADYVALLRELNIFLHRYYELDKECEPLKIENRPGYWESILVLSFFDTQIGVNDLPAISRKQVLEKIVGPRKIIWQILLLLPKRLGILGLNIWWKIKQISKKFGSRCNPLREALQSCNNTVTSKT; translated from the coding sequence ATGTTAAAAAATAAACTTGAACCAATTCCTTTAAATAAATTAAGGCAAGATCCGCTTGTTTCTGTTCTTATGCCAAATTACAACTATGAAGACTATATCGCAGCGGCGATAGAAAGTGTGTTAAATCAAACATATCAAAATTTTGAGATAGTAATATGTGATGATGGTTCTATAGATCGCTCAGTAGAAATTATTCAAACTTATGTTGAGCATGATAAGCGAGTGAAATTAATTACTCAAAAAAATGGAGGCGTAGCATCTGCGGTAAATACAGCATACAAAAATTGTCGCGGGGAAATTATTTGTTTACTTGATTCTGATGATTTGTTTGAAGAATCCAAAGTCGAAAAGGTTGTTTCTGAGTTTTTTCAGAATCCGGATTGTGGATTATGTGCCCATCCCGTTCGGAAAATTTCGGCAGATGGGAAAATACTAGATCCATCTTACCCAAGACGATTAGATGAAGGTTGGAATGCACAGTTGGCCCTTAATCAAGGAGGGCGCACTCTACAACCGCCAAACTCAGGACTTTCTTTTAGAAGAGAAATCGCCGATTTATTATTTCCAATACCTCCACTAAAAGCTCTTGCAGATGGATATTTGTCGGAAGGTGCAAATTTTATGACTCTCACGTGTGTAGTTCAAGAAACATTAGCAAAATATAGACTCCATGGCTCAAACATTTCAGCATCAAAAGATATGAATCCCCAGATAATTCGCAAAACTCACGCTGATTATGTCGCGTTGCTTCGAGAATTGAATATTTTTTTACACAGGTATTATGAACTAGATAAAGAATGTGAACCACTCAAAATAGAGAATCGTCCTGGTTATTGGGAATCAATTCTAGTGTTGTCCTTTTTTGACACACAAATTGGAGTTAACGATCTTCCTGCAATTTCAAGAAAACAAGTATTAGAAAAAATAGTTGGCCCAAGAAAAATCATTTGGCAAATTCTTTTACTCTTACCGAAGCGTTTGGGAATTTTGGGGCTAAATATCTGGTGGAAAATAAAACAAATCTCAAAAAAATTCGGTTCAAGATGCAATCCTCTTAGAGAAGCCCTGCAAAGCTGTAACAACACCGTAACCAGCAAAACATAG
- a CDS encoding ABC transporter ATP-binding protein, with translation MPPILELHNITKRFPGVLANDRIDLTLEQGEIHVLLGENGAGKTTLMNILYGLYDPDEGEIIVRGQKANIKEPNDAIALGIGMVHQHFMLVPVLTVTENVMLGVESLKNGLVLDRKIAAEKINTISQQYGLAVDPNATVEDIPVGVQQRVEIIKLLYRSADILILDEPTAVLTPQEADDLFEVLHSLVAQGKSIIFITHKLREVLEIADRITVLRQGQVVGSTTPQEANEVKLAEMMVGRPVELIVHKEPARPGEVVLDVKDLAVADDQMNKVVDGVTFAVKAGEVLGIAGVQGNGQTQLVEALTGLRKVVSGQISINGQDCTNASPRHITELGSAHVPEDRQRDGLVMSYPVADNLVLNTYYLPPFAKGIVLQREPIYRAAQERVKQFDVRTPSIEVPTSNLSGGNQQKVIVAREFSRPIKLLIASQPTRGLDVGSIEYIHRRVIEKRDDGCAVLLVSSELNEIMALADRIAVMYKGRIIDTVLAHGTSKNHLGLLMAGIKPTAEDLAREAAAEDEEFNPAL, from the coding sequence ATGCCGCCTATTCTGGAATTGCATAATATCACCAAACGTTTCCCCGGCGTTTTGGCCAACGACCGGATTGATTTGACCCTGGAACAGGGTGAAATTCACGTGTTGTTGGGTGAAAACGGCGCGGGCAAAACCACGCTCATGAATATCTTGTACGGCTTGTACGATCCCGACGAGGGTGAAATCATCGTGCGTGGTCAAAAGGCCAACATCAAAGAGCCAAATGATGCGATTGCGTTGGGAATTGGGATGGTGCATCAGCACTTTATGTTGGTGCCCGTTTTAACGGTTACGGAAAATGTGATGTTAGGCGTGGAGTCCCTCAAAAACGGGCTCGTGCTTGACCGTAAAATTGCGGCGGAAAAAATAAACACCATTTCTCAACAGTATGGCCTGGCCGTTGACCCCAATGCCACGGTTGAGGATATTCCGGTTGGGGTGCAACAGCGCGTTGAAATTATCAAACTCTTGTATCGCAGCGCCGACATTTTGATTCTTGACGAACCCACCGCTGTGTTGACTCCCCAGGAGGCCGACGATTTATTTGAGGTGCTACATTCCCTGGTAGCTCAAGGCAAGTCAATTATTTTTATTACCCATAAGCTGCGGGAAGTTTTGGAAATTGCCGACCGCATAACCGTGTTGCGCCAGGGCCAGGTTGTGGGGAGCACAACCCCTCAAGAAGCCAACGAAGTGAAATTGGCCGAAATGATGGTGGGCCGCCCGGTGGAATTAATTGTGCATAAAGAACCGGCCCGGCCCGGCGAGGTGGTGCTGGATGTTAAAGACCTGGCCGTGGCCGACGACCAGATGAACAAGGTGGTTGACGGCGTTACTTTTGCGGTGAAAGCCGGTGAGGTGCTGGGTATTGCCGGGGTGCAGGGCAACGGCCAAACGCAACTGGTTGAAGCGTTGACCGGCTTGCGTAAAGTAGTTAGCGGCCAGATTAGCATTAATGGCCAGGATTGCACCAATGCTTCACCACGTCACATTACCGAGTTGGGCTCGGCCCACGTGCCCGAAGACCGCCAGCGGGATGGGCTGGTGATGTCCTATCCGGTGGCCGATAACCTGGTGTTAAATACCTACTACTTGCCGCCGTTTGCCAAAGGCATTGTGCTGCAACGCGAGCCAATTTACCGGGCGGCGCAGGAACGGGTGAAGCAGTTTGACGTGCGCACGCCAAGTATCGAGGTGCCGACCTCTAACCTTTCCGGCGGCAACCAGCAAAAAGTGATTGTGGCCCGCGAGTTTAGCCGGCCCATCAAATTATTGATCGCCAGCCAGCCCACGCGAGGCCTGGATGTTGGCTCAATTGAATATATTCACCGCCGGGTGATTGAAAAGCGCGACGATGGCTGCGCCGTGCTGCTTGTTTCATCGGAATTAAATGAAATCATGGCCCTGGCCGACCGGATTGCCGTGATGTACAAAGGCCGGATCATTGACACCGTTCTCGCGCACGGCACCAGCAAAAATCATCTGGGCCTGTTAATGGCCGGCATTAAACCAACGGCCGAAGACCTGGCCCGCGAGGCGGCCGCAGAGGACGAGGAGTTCAACCCGGCTCTATGA
- a CDS encoding CPBP family intramembrane metalloprotease, with protein MSILVVSNNTFNSHNIASLLKREGYRVLTAQSGQDALRLSKANPIDLVLLDSATADRDGYAINRRLEHNCNVGIIRLPVAAAHTLELVDPRLVTALQENELLKRVRAALQERQHLKPIFKQPSLAETVSRSSARWVQELNRAFTGPARKPAAQVKPSEQPALAASGVMALPSPPSILAGLINLHPALTAWIYLGLLVIAEICTFIVKPQVGLALHGLVLLLLLTNAAFRWQERIHHLLLGLTFVPLIRILSLSLPVINLPRIYWYLVITIPLLVVAAMMVRMLKFTWSEVGLNLQQWPLQLLVAPTGLIFGYGFYLLLKPIPLITHLAWPEVLVPALIVLVSTGFSEELIFRGILQRAAIEVMGPSGLVYVAVLYTNLHIGHRSPLNPVCAFGLSLFLGWVVSKTRSLFGVTLCHGFTNIMLFLIMPFLMP; from the coding sequence ATGAGCATTTTGGTTGTCAGCAACAATACCTTTAATAGCCACAACATCGCCAGCCTCCTGAAACGGGAAGGCTACAGGGTTTTAACAGCCCAAAGCGGGCAGGATGCCCTGCGCCTGAGCAAGGCCAATCCCATTGACCTGGTGCTGCTTGATTCGGCCACAGCCGACCGGGATGGTTATGCCATCAACCGCCGCCTGGAACACAATTGTAATGTCGGTATCATCCGGCTGCCGGTAGCTGCGGCTCATACCCTTGAGTTAGTGGACCCCCGCCTGGTGACCGCCCTGCAAGAGAACGAACTGCTCAAACGGGTGCGCGCCGCCTTACAAGAACGCCAACACCTGAAGCCCATTTTTAAGCAGCCCTCCCTGGCCGAAACTGTGAGCCGCAGTTCGGCCCGCTGGGTGCAGGAATTGAACCGCGCCTTTACCGGGCCGGCCAGAAAACCGGCGGCCCAGGTTAAGCCAAGCGAACAACCGGCGCTGGCCGCGAGTGGGGTCATGGCCCTCCCCTCCCCGCCCTCCATCCTGGCCGGGCTGATCAATCTTCATCCGGCCCTGACCGCCTGGATTTATCTGGGGCTGCTCGTTATTGCTGAGATATGTACCTTTATTGTTAAACCGCAAGTGGGGTTAGCCCTGCACGGCCTGGTGTTGCTGCTGCTGCTCACCAACGCCGCCTTCAGATGGCAGGAGCGGATTCATCACCTGCTGCTGGGATTAACCTTTGTTCCTTTGATCCGTATTCTCAGCCTGTCTTTGCCCGTGATAAATCTGCCCCGGATTTACTGGTATTTGGTTATCACCATTCCCTTATTAGTGGTGGCGGCCATGATGGTGCGGATGCTCAAATTCACCTGGTCGGAAGTGGGGCTTAACTTACAGCAGTGGCCCCTGCAACTGCTGGTGGCGCCCACCGGCCTGATTTTTGGTTATGGTTTTTATTTGCTCTTAAAGCCAATTCCCCTCATCACGCACCTGGCCTGGCCCGAGGTGCTGGTTCCGGCGCTCATTGTGCTCGTCAGCACCGGCTTTTCCGAAGAACTTATCTTTCGCGGTATTCTGCAACGCGCCGCTATAGAAGTGATGGGACCTTCTGGCCTGGTATACGTGGCCGTGTTGTACACTAACCTGCACATCGGCCACCGCTCGCCCTTGAACCCGGTTTGCGCTTTTGGGCTATCGCTGTTTCTGGGCTGGGTGGTCTCCAAAACTCGCAGTTTGTTTGGCGTTACGCTTTGTCACGGCTTCACCAACATTATGTTGTTCTTGATCATGCCGTTTTTAATGCCTTAA
- a CDS encoding class I SAM-dependent methyltransferase, whose protein sequence is MREIFVRILRPWLPFLNRILYLIKFFLEFGYPAPPVGTDLAGYDKLLRVINNYELLEIDGDFVEIGTFLGGGTYKLAKFLEVNNSNKKVYAIDIFEMNFDQTLCTTGTTMAKIYQGHVVKNFGEKTSQLDIFKKVTQDCNNIELIIADTMDVRIPAEFISFGFIDGNHDPLYVKNDFYLVWNKLSAGGVVAFDDYGHDLPQVTNMLNDLVDKHQSRIKATWQLGRILFIQKKGS, encoded by the coding sequence ATGAGAGAAATATTCGTGAGAATTTTAAGGCCTTGGTTGCCGTTTCTGAATCGAATTTTGTATTTGATAAAGTTCTTTTTAGAGTTCGGATATCCGGCTCCTCCGGTAGGGACTGATCTTGCCGGATATGACAAGTTGTTGCGGGTTATCAACAATTATGAACTTCTTGAGATTGACGGTGATTTTGTGGAAATAGGCACCTTCCTTGGAGGTGGAACTTATAAATTAGCAAAATTCCTTGAGGTTAACAACAGTAATAAAAAAGTCTATGCAATAGACATATTTGAAATGAATTTTGATCAGACACTATGCACTACAGGTACCACTATGGCAAAAATATATCAAGGACATGTGGTTAAGAATTTTGGAGAAAAAACCTCTCAATTAGATATTTTCAAGAAGGTAACGCAAGATTGCAACAATATCGAATTGATAATTGCTGACACAATGGACGTTAGAATTCCGGCAGAATTTATAAGTTTTGGTTTTATTGATGGTAATCATGACCCATTATATGTAAAAAATGATTTCTATCTAGTTTGGAATAAATTATCGGCTGGAGGAGTTGTAGCTTTTGATGACTATGGTCATGACCTCCCTCAAGTGACAAATATGCTGAATGATTTGGTAGATAAGCATCAGTCTCGAATCAAGGCAACTTGGCAGTTAGGGAGAATTCTATTTATTCAAAAAAAAGGATCATAA